A genomic stretch from Chitinophaga agri includes:
- a CDS encoding RagB/SusD family nutrient uptake outer membrane protein: MKQLIKNITLSLAGISLLAACNKKLDIVPEGAPTTGNFWQTQTDAVAGANAMYSMFDDENFYGRGYWWFINASDDMVTGRVKAEGDNIKNFNSSFIGGSYTEGQWKQRYIVIKRANDVILNVPAIQMDEKLKNRILGEAYFLSGLMYFELAYTYGDARAGVPIVKRDSLTGAKPIPRTANVNMVYDYVEQELKKAASLLPYFNEYGSDDYGRPHKTAAFAFLSKMFLYKKDYANAERYADSVILSGKHKLLDKFEDVFTISNNWTSEYIWSVYSNSKGPGGWGSILPGVMLENKGWGKYNGWGYYMPTKELYDSYEAGDLRREATILKPGDHFTFYGEDRTYASTNSLSGYQFRKYMEPFSYPNGQHLSPNGDHPTTDLNLPLLRYAEVLLIKAEAELQQGKNADKEINLIRHRAGLKDVTNADMTELKKQRRSELAGEWANRHFDMVRWGDAQAAYAKPLHGFDGSVVWPARSFDPAKHNVWPVPRSEVISSGGVVKQNGGWE; encoded by the coding sequence ATGAAACAACTCATAAAAAATATAACCCTTTCCCTGGCCGGTATCTCCCTGCTGGCGGCATGTAATAAAAAGCTGGACATCGTTCCGGAAGGTGCGCCTACCACCGGTAACTTCTGGCAAACACAAACTGACGCTGTTGCCGGCGCCAACGCCATGTACAGCATGTTTGACGATGAAAACTTCTATGGCCGTGGCTACTGGTGGTTTATCAACGCCAGCGATGATATGGTCACTGGTCGTGTAAAAGCAGAAGGTGATAACATCAAGAACTTCAACAGCAGCTTTATCGGCGGTTCCTATACCGAAGGACAATGGAAACAACGTTACATCGTGATCAAACGTGCGAACGATGTGATCCTGAACGTACCGGCTATCCAGATGGACGAGAAACTGAAGAACCGCATCCTGGGTGAAGCGTACTTCCTCAGTGGCCTGATGTACTTTGAGCTCGCATATACTTACGGTGATGCCCGTGCCGGCGTACCTATCGTAAAGCGCGACAGCCTGACCGGTGCCAAGCCTATACCACGTACTGCCAATGTTAACATGGTATATGATTATGTAGAGCAGGAACTGAAAAAAGCGGCGTCTTTACTGCCTTATTTCAATGAATATGGTTCAGATGATTATGGTCGCCCGCATAAAACAGCTGCATTCGCCTTCTTAAGCAAAATGTTCCTGTACAAGAAGGATTATGCGAATGCTGAAAGATATGCTGACTCTGTGATCCTGAGCGGCAAACATAAACTGCTGGACAAGTTTGAAGATGTATTTACCATCTCCAACAACTGGACAAGCGAGTATATCTGGTCTGTTTATTCTAATTCCAAAGGCCCAGGTGGCTGGGGAAGCATCCTGCCAGGTGTAATGCTGGAAAACAAAGGATGGGGTAAATACAATGGCTGGGGATATTATATGCCTACCAAAGAGTTGTATGACTCCTATGAAGCAGGTGACCTGAGAAGAGAGGCTACTATCCTGAAACCAGGCGATCATTTTACTTTCTATGGTGAAGATCGTACCTATGCGTCTACCAACAGTTTATCAGGCTATCAGTTCCGTAAATACATGGAACCATTCTCTTATCCTAACGGTCAGCACCTGAGCCCTAACGGCGACCATCCTACGACCGACCTGAACCTGCCACTGCTGCGTTACGCAGAAGTACTGCTGATCAAAGCAGAAGCAGAACTGCAACAGGGTAAGAATGCTGATAAGGAGATTAACCTGATCAGACACCGTGCTGGCTTGAAAGATGTCACCAATGCAGATATGACCGAACTGAAAAAACAACGTCGCTCCGAGCTGGCCGGCGAATGGGCTAACCGCCACTTCGACATGGTACGCTGGGGTGATGCACAGGCTGCTTATGCTAAACCACTGCACGGCTTTGACGGCTCCGTAGTATGGCCTGCACGTAGCTTCGATCCTGCCAAACACAATGTATGGCCGGTACCAAGAAGTGAAGTGATCAGCAGCGGCGGCGTGGTTAAACAGAACGGCGGCTGGGAATAA
- a CDS encoding alkaline phosphatase, whose amino-acid sequence MVRSSLLSLFLFAAMTAGAQTNNYKAINAHSHNDYEQPIPFLTAYVRHYGSIEADVFERNGQLFAAHKEEAILADRTLEKLYLQPLQEQIKKNGGTAYKNSTDTLQLMIDFKTTGIPTMKALVKILDRYPTISKNPTVVITISGDQPAPALWSQYPAYIHFDGKRGATYTAAQEKRIPMYSVDIKQFTNWNGKGIIVKAEREQMQHWIDSVHQAGKKVRFWGVADNVNAWKTQMNMGADYIGTDLVEDMAKFLSNRQNIEYNGTAATHTLYKARYVNNDSMGKVNNVILLIGDGMGLTQVYAGFTGNHGQLNVLQMKNIGFSKTYSADSYITDSAAGGTAMASGKKTNNRYVGVDATGVRIPAIPDVIAPKGYNSAVISAGDITDATPAAFFGHVPDRSMEDSIAAGFLNTPVSILIGGGPQHFVQRKDGRDLSKILQQKGYTFSTNLDELNNMQSDKFIILDPRAERSMLKGRGEFLTQSLEKSIASLRRQQKGFFIMAEGAQIDYGGHANVVPYVATEMMDFDKAIGAAMKFADEDGHTLVIVTADHETGGLSLLDGNFSKGYVEGHFSTNDHTSVMVPVFAYGPHSLDFRGVYENTEIFAKIIALLQ is encoded by the coding sequence ATGGTCAGATCTAGCTTACTTTCTCTCTTCCTGTTCGCTGCCATGACAGCCGGCGCACAAACAAATAACTATAAAGCCATCAATGCCCACTCCCATAATGACTATGAACAGCCGATACCATTCCTGACGGCATATGTACGTCACTACGGTTCTATAGAAGCAGATGTATTTGAACGTAACGGGCAGCTATTCGCTGCGCATAAAGAAGAAGCCATTCTCGCGGACCGTACACTGGAAAAACTCTATCTGCAGCCATTACAGGAGCAGATAAAAAAGAACGGGGGGACTGCCTATAAGAACAGTACGGATACCTTGCAGCTGATGATCGACTTCAAGACCACCGGCATTCCTACAATGAAGGCACTGGTAAAAATACTGGACCGTTACCCGACCATCTCTAAGAACCCGACCGTTGTGATCACCATCAGTGGCGATCAACCAGCACCTGCGCTGTGGTCACAATATCCTGCGTACATTCATTTCGATGGAAAACGCGGCGCCACCTATACGGCAGCACAGGAAAAACGTATCCCGATGTACAGCGTGGATATCAAACAATTTACCAACTGGAATGGTAAAGGAATTATCGTAAAAGCAGAGAGAGAGCAGATGCAGCACTGGATCGATAGCGTACACCAGGCTGGCAAAAAAGTGCGTTTCTGGGGCGTAGCAGACAATGTGAACGCCTGGAAGACCCAGATGAACATGGGCGCAGACTATATCGGTACCGACCTGGTAGAAGATATGGCCAAATTCCTGTCCAACAGGCAAAACATTGAATACAACGGCACTGCCGCTACACATACTTTATACAAAGCCCGCTATGTGAACAACGACAGCATGGGCAAAGTGAACAACGTGATCCTGCTGATCGGCGATGGTATGGGCCTGACGCAGGTATACGCTGGTTTTACCGGTAACCACGGTCAGCTGAACGTATTGCAGATGAAGAATATCGGCTTTTCAAAAACGTATTCAGCAGACAGCTACATCACGGATTCTGCCGCAGGTGGTACGGCCATGGCCTCCGGCAAGAAGACCAATAACCGCTATGTGGGTGTAGATGCTACCGGCGTTCGTATACCGGCGATTCCGGATGTCATTGCCCCTAAGGGCTACAACAGTGCGGTGATCAGCGCCGGCGATATTACCGATGCGACACCAGCCGCCTTCTTCGGACATGTACCTGACAGAAGTATGGAAGACTCAATTGCTGCCGGCTTCCTGAACACGCCTGTCAGTATCCTGATCGGTGGTGGTCCTCAGCATTTCGTGCAGCGCAAAGATGGCCGCGATCTGTCTAAAATACTGCAGCAAAAAGGCTATACCTTCAGCACCAACCTGGATGAACTGAATAATATGCAGTCAGATAAATTCATCATACTGGATCCGCGTGCGGAACGCTCCATGCTGAAAGGCAGAGGCGAGTTCCTGACACAATCGCTGGAAAAGTCCATCGCCTCGCTGCGTAGACAACAGAAAGGATTCTTTATCATGGCGGAAGGTGCGCAGATCGATTATGGCGGTCACGCAAACGTAGTACCTTATGTCGCAACCGAGATGATGGATTTTGACAAGGCGATCGGAGCGGCTATGAAATTTGCAGATGAAGATGGTCATACATTAGTGATCGTTACGGCCGACCATGAAACCGGTGGTTTATCCCTGCTGGATGGTAATTTTTCCAAAGGATATGTAGAAGGACATTTCAGTACGAATGACCATACGTCAGTAATGGTGCCGGTATTTGCCTACGGTCCGCATTCGCTGGATTTCAGAGGTGTATATGAGAATACCGAGATCTTCGCGAAGATCATCGCCCTGCTGCAATAG
- a CDS encoding DNA topoisomerase subunit B encodes MNGRPSHSIIESIRRRPVMYLGSMNSYGIRRLIKLVITDYLEDVTGITGIEITFSADNHISMLITGASIDELQHEIAFLEETGSGKNFKTALLVGYGATTLIRITTDVEVSLISSKGSYEILTKPAAEEPGSIRVDCWLDGDLFKDNQPAYIPTNTMLQQMAYLNPGLKIVSTDNGEEFQRNVFHFKNGISELFHDLLDKHYYGHVNSWLPLELKTAINGYIIHIILKYHHIYTTHPDPYIRSYADNENTKEHGSLVEGVIKGLEDAFTAVGEKEEWDLKVTKKRIGKQLVLFAAVKGEPLTYGGVGKNKLDMPGLKRDVRKYVKKMVLKHLESNKGDRKRVYDKFKRKED; translated from the coding sequence ATGAATGGACGGCCTTCTCACAGTATCATCGAATCTATACGCAGGCGACCGGTCATGTACCTGGGATCGATGAATAGCTACGGTATCAGACGACTGATCAAACTGGTCATCACTGATTATCTCGAAGATGTAACAGGCATAACAGGTATCGAAATTACGTTCAGTGCTGATAATCACATCAGCATGTTGATCACCGGCGCGTCTATAGATGAACTGCAACACGAGATCGCTTTCCTGGAAGAGACCGGATCCGGTAAGAACTTCAAGACAGCCCTGCTGGTGGGATATGGTGCTACCACACTGATACGTATCACAACGGATGTGGAAGTTTCCCTGATCAGTTCAAAGGGGAGTTATGAAATACTGACGAAGCCAGCGGCGGAAGAGCCGGGTAGTATCCGGGTCGACTGCTGGCTCGATGGCGACCTGTTTAAGGATAATCAGCCGGCCTATATTCCTACAAATACTATGTTACAGCAGATGGCTTACCTCAATCCAGGTCTGAAGATCGTTAGTACGGATAATGGGGAAGAGTTTCAGCGTAATGTATTTCATTTTAAGAATGGCATCAGTGAGTTGTTTCATGACCTGCTGGACAAACATTATTATGGCCATGTGAACAGCTGGTTACCCCTGGAACTGAAGACCGCTATCAACGGATATATCATTCATATCATTCTCAAATATCATCATATCTACACCACACATCCGGATCCCTATATCCGTTCCTATGCAGATAATGAAAATACCAAGGAACATGGCTCACTCGTGGAGGGTGTGATAAAGGGCCTGGAAGATGCGTTTACAGCAGTAGGCGAAAAAGAAGAGTGGGACCTGAAGGTGACGAAAAAACGCATTGGTAAACAGCTGGTATTGTTTGCGGCAGTAAAGGGAGAGCCGCTGACGTATGGTGGTGTAGGTAAGAACAAGCTGGATATGCCGGGACTGAAAAGAGACGTGCGTAAGTATGTGAAAAAGATGGTGTTGAAGCACCTGGAAAGTAACAAAGGAGACAGAAAGCGGGTATACGACAAGTTCAAAAGGAAAGAAGATTAA
- a CDS encoding caspase family protein: protein MTPQTVISETPLPPATALCEEVVNENLLKGLPVNEEDYAIIVGVSHYMSLAPLNGPITDACRLKNWLIKADGGNIHPQHVFFIPSAPGSQTPDQMSIDKALSDILQMAAAKPARRLYFYFSGHGFGSNWEVNGMCLPIWSPSFYNAALSSKAYLDLLVEKDLFQEVYFFLDCCRDKKINTKPLHSMLGGARPGGANTMAVLLYASEYENAAWEGMMNTDGSLQVHGYFSRALMEALNGGAVNNNGDITITSFIDYIREKTESYAQERNQTQTVRSDIRNNKYGMNYVIHRTGRIPGTVLTITFKTAGEISLDGPDLHNIKSGPVQAGESWLVPLGKGYHQLTNKTTKTSAFITIDGTLKTMQYDF, encoded by the coding sequence ATGACTCCGCAAACTGTAATATCCGAAACACCCCTTCCCCCGGCTACGGCCCTTTGTGAAGAAGTTGTCAATGAAAATCTGTTAAAAGGTTTACCTGTTAACGAAGAAGATTATGCCATCATTGTAGGCGTCAGCCATTATATGAGTCTTGCCCCGTTGAACGGGCCTATCACAGATGCCTGCCGGTTAAAGAACTGGCTCATCAAAGCCGATGGCGGCAATATTCATCCACAGCATGTATTCTTTATTCCATCCGCTCCGGGTAGTCAGACGCCCGATCAGATGTCTATTGACAAAGCGCTGTCCGACATCCTGCAGATGGCAGCAGCCAAACCTGCCCGCCGGCTCTACTTTTATTTCTCGGGCCATGGTTTTGGCTCCAACTGGGAAGTGAATGGGATGTGCCTGCCTATCTGGTCGCCCAGTTTTTACAATGCCGCACTTTCATCTAAGGCCTACCTGGATCTACTGGTGGAAAAAGACCTGTTCCAGGAGGTCTATTTCTTCCTGGACTGCTGCCGTGACAAAAAGATCAACACCAAGCCCCTGCACTCTATGCTGGGCGGCGCCCGTCCTGGCGGTGCGAATACGATGGCGGTACTGCTCTATGCATCCGAATATGAAAATGCGGCCTGGGAAGGCATGATGAATACTGATGGAAGTCTGCAGGTACATGGCTATTTCTCCAGAGCATTGATGGAAGCATTGAATGGTGGCGCTGTTAATAACAACGGCGACATTACCATCACCAGTTTCATAGACTACATCCGGGAAAAAACAGAGTCTTACGCACAGGAACGTAATCAGACACAGACGGTCCGCTCTGACATCAGAAATAACAAATACGGCATGAACTACGTGATACACCGCACCGGCAGGATTCCCGGCACCGTATTAACCATTACTTTCAAAACAGCCGGAGAGATCAGTCTGGACGGACCGGACCTGCATAACATCAAATCCGGTCCGGTACAGGCAGGCGAATCCTGGCTGGTACCACTGGGCAAAGGGTATCACCAGCTCACGAATAAAACGACCAAAACTTCCGCATTTATCACCATTGATGGTACACTTAAAACCATGCAATATGACTTCTGA
- a CDS encoding caspase family protein, with protein MTQGYALHIGLNAVDPSKYAGWHGQLFACENDVAVYKSLAEKAGFQEIHMLLTSDATTDNVLQHLRDAAAQLVSGDMLLLTYSGHGGALIDSNHDETDNFGEMSGFDETWCLYDRQLIDDELCDCFGQFSEGVRILVFSDSCHSGSVAKLAAPVDMHTTSDPVTIPRARFAPLDVLMRTYNTHKATYDTIQAPLKTRQDDIRAYVIQFGACQDDELAMEVSGNGLFTAQLQQAMQEPVINYTALFSVIERGFNGRQHPNLFHYGNKAYDFMGQAPFSIQSAPVNVQR; from the coding sequence ATGACACAAGGCTATGCACTGCATATCGGACTGAATGCCGTCGATCCCAGTAAGTACGCCGGTTGGCACGGACAACTCTTCGCCTGTGAAAATGACGTGGCGGTGTATAAAAGTCTGGCGGAAAAAGCAGGTTTCCAGGAGATCCATATGTTATTAACATCCGACGCCACTACGGACAATGTATTACAGCACCTCCGTGATGCAGCTGCGCAACTGGTATCGGGTGATATGCTCCTGTTGACGTACTCCGGGCATGGTGGCGCACTGATTGACAGTAATCATGATGAGACTGATAATTTTGGAGAGATGAGCGGATTTGATGAGACATGGTGTTTGTATGACCGGCAACTGATAGATGATGAGCTGTGTGACTGCTTCGGTCAGTTCAGTGAAGGCGTCCGTATACTGGTCTTTTCAGATAGTTGTCACTCGGGATCTGTGGCAAAGCTTGCAGCTCCTGTCGATATGCATACAACTTCAGATCCTGTGACTATCCCACGTGCGAGATTCGCACCACTGGATGTGCTGATGCGTACCTATAATACGCATAAAGCCACCTATGACACCATACAGGCACCGCTTAAGACCCGGCAGGATGATATCCGGGCCTACGTTATTCAATTCGGCGCCTGTCAGGATGATGAACTGGCCATGGAAGTATCCGGTAACGGGTTATTCACTGCGCAGTTACAGCAAGCCATGCAGGAACCGGTCATTAATTACACAGCACTTTTCAGCGTGATAGAGCGTGGTTTTAACGGCAGGCAGCATCCTAACCTGTTTCATTATGGCAATAAGGCGTATGATTTTATGGGTCAGGCGCCTTTCAGTATACAGTCAGCGCCTGTGAATGTGCAGCGATAA
- a CDS encoding tetratricopeptide repeat-containing sensor histidine kinase → MSVFRTAFCLYILLLFCLIVSAQPRLKKEMTIQERWALINTAAQDSNLVDLMIEQGQHYVWMPEKRTIDLDTALLLSGRAKDLARRINYRNGYLEARLLAVKALIAGRQFSRVTDMISTSPDEIFAIHAQLLLGTEYLERPLGNKKDLDTAFVWFRRASQQSQKIRYLRGQRESTRMIGRYYFESQDIRSGKQAYLYMINELHAERDFQEEADWWVDLGYRIPDHDSTFTEKANYMSNALQIYVRLGDIPRQIWVWGARAEVYRRQGKLEQAERGLLKVLEMQQAQGDKYVQNTYTRLMDISMFRGYLNNALSYGIACVQAIDETGDSAAAPATYEKLGAVYSQLNDAPRSIEWYKKAQTVYERNFDKGPVSRVNYYLTKEMIKLGRTNEAVAILNRMMKTCPPEHPLNKQLVAGAFAACYTQLGQYRRAEKYYQDMLYWESRTRLGNEISAITYHGVGQFYLGRKQYTRAAAYLDTGLAITTGRMPVAMLKDIHLMLFQTDSVLNKSTEAIHHLRAYQLLTDSVYNATRMRELEELQVKYETRQKEKDINALRKQSLLQQQQIRQSNLLKRVTFGSSILLVLLLLLSVNRYRLKQRSIRALDIKQKEITSKNQSLQRLVEEKEWLIKEVHHRVKNNLQIVMSLLNTQSNFLESEAALAAIRDSAHRMQSISLIHQKLYQSEYLSLVSMPSYIHELVHYLEDSYRGMRRIYFDLHIAPIEMDVSQAVPMGLILSEAVTNAIKYAFPPQQPGSISISLDYISDDKLLLIIADNGKGLPSDVNFSEGKSLGIKLIQTFAAQLDGQLDIESNKGLTIRLTFHQT, encoded by the coding sequence ATGAGTGTATTCAGGACCGCCTTTTGCCTATACATCCTCCTGCTGTTTTGCCTGATTGTCAGCGCACAACCCCGGCTAAAAAAGGAAATGACCATCCAGGAACGCTGGGCGTTGATCAATACAGCTGCACAGGACAGTAATTTGGTCGATCTGATGATCGAGCAGGGGCAACACTATGTCTGGATGCCTGAAAAGCGCACCATAGACCTCGATACCGCGTTGTTATTATCCGGGCGGGCAAAAGACCTTGCCCGGCGGATCAATTACCGTAACGGCTATCTGGAAGCCCGTTTACTGGCCGTAAAAGCACTCATTGCCGGCCGTCAGTTCTCCCGCGTCACGGATATGATCAGCACATCGCCTGACGAAATATTTGCCATCCACGCACAACTACTGCTCGGTACCGAATACCTGGAGCGCCCTCTCGGCAATAAAAAGGACCTGGATACGGCCTTTGTATGGTTCCGCCGGGCATCCCAGCAAAGCCAGAAGATCAGATACCTCAGAGGACAAAGAGAGAGTACCCGTATGATAGGCCGGTATTATTTTGAGTCGCAGGATATCCGTTCAGGTAAACAGGCATACCTGTATATGATCAATGAATTACATGCAGAACGTGATTTCCAGGAGGAAGCTGACTGGTGGGTGGATCTCGGTTACCGTATCCCCGATCACGACAGCACCTTCACGGAAAAGGCCAATTATATGTCAAACGCCTTGCAGATCTACGTACGCCTGGGAGACATCCCTCGGCAGATATGGGTGTGGGGCGCCAGGGCGGAAGTCTACCGCCGGCAGGGAAAACTCGAACAGGCGGAAAGAGGCTTGCTGAAAGTGCTGGAGATGCAGCAGGCGCAGGGCGATAAATACGTGCAGAATACCTACACGCGCCTGATGGATATCAGCATGTTCCGCGGATATCTCAACAACGCATTAAGCTATGGCATCGCCTGTGTACAGGCAATTGACGAGACGGGCGACAGCGCCGCTGCCCCGGCCACCTATGAAAAACTGGGCGCTGTGTACAGTCAGCTCAATGATGCGCCCCGCAGTATTGAATGGTATAAAAAAGCGCAGACGGTATATGAACGTAATTTTGATAAAGGTCCGGTGTCCCGCGTTAATTACTACCTGACAAAAGAGATGATCAAGCTCGGCAGGACTAACGAGGCGGTAGCCATATTAAATCGTATGATGAAGACCTGCCCACCTGAACATCCGTTGAATAAACAGCTGGTGGCCGGTGCATTTGCCGCCTGCTATACACAACTGGGGCAATACCGCAGGGCGGAAAAGTACTACCAGGATATGTTGTACTGGGAAAGTCGTACCCGGTTGGGTAACGAGATATCAGCTATTACCTATCATGGTGTCGGACAGTTTTACCTTGGACGCAAACAATATACCCGCGCTGCCGCTTACCTGGATACCGGACTCGCTATCACCACTGGCCGCATGCCGGTCGCTATGCTGAAAGATATTCACCTCATGCTGTTTCAGACAGATTCTGTGTTGAACAAAAGTACGGAGGCCATCCATCACCTGCGCGCATACCAGCTATTAACCGACTCTGTGTATAATGCTACGCGTATGAGGGAACTGGAAGAACTTCAGGTAAAATATGAAACACGGCAGAAGGAAAAAGATATTAACGCACTGCGTAAACAAAGTCTGCTGCAGCAACAGCAGATCAGACAGTCCAATCTGCTGAAACGGGTCACTTTCGGCAGCAGCATCCTGTTAGTATTGCTATTACTACTGAGCGTAAACCGGTACCGCCTGAAACAACGTAGTATCCGGGCGCTCGACATCAAGCAGAAGGAGATCACCAGTAAGAACCAGTCTTTACAACGACTGGTAGAAGAAAAGGAATGGCTGATCAAAGAAGTCCATCACAGGGTAAAGAATAATCTGCAGATTGTGATGAGTCTCCTCAATACACAATCAAATTTCCTCGAAAGTGAGGCCGCACTAGCCGCTATCAGGGATAGTGCCCATCGTATGCAGTCTATTTCGCTGATCCATCAGAAACTGTATCAGTCAGAATATCTCAGTCTGGTCAGCATGCCTTCATATATCCATGAACTGGTGCACTACCTGGAAGATAGCTACCGGGGCATGCGCCGCATTTACTTTGACCTGCACATCGCCCCGATAGAAATGGATGTCTCGCAGGCCGTGCCCATGGGGCTGATCCTGAGTGAGGCGGTCACCAATGCGATCAAATATGCATTCCCTCCCCAGCAACCGGGTAGTATTTCTATCTCTCTGGACTATATCAGTGATGATAAATTACTGCTGATCATTGCCGATAATGGAAAGGGGCTGCCGTCTGATGTAAACTTCTCCGAAGGGAAATCCCTGGGTATAAAACTCATACAAACCTTTGCCGCGCAACTGGACGGGCAGCTGGATATTGAAAGTAACAAGGGACTCACCATCCGGTTAACCTTCCATCAAACGTAA
- a CDS encoding AAA family ATPase: protein MRIDHLELENFKNYEHLELDFVPGINLFVGSNGSGKTSILEAVNIAVAGFFGSRESKMQRVIAFDEIRIAGGQKVSSATVRAYSEIVNGEWSRTIRRDTRANDVKHLRAVIEYGKHIFECFETDDNKTIAPLIVYYSTQRLFKDAKITEKQKYDAEAGRRNGYLQCLKEDAIKGVLNDWLGKAVIRRATKHIKEIKSTDKVLENVEQAIRQCLIHFLDLPHDFSLKIYQEPDFDNELFINYDDEHNLPLSNYSDGFRNIIYLIIDMVWRASQLNPWLNLTDLSAQINGVVTIDEVDLHLHPKWQAKVISFLQQLLPNVQFFITTHSPTIVANFHERQDSEEEKIDTLYMLADNSVRRISSSFYGQDINSILDNPMDAAPRAKKVLDLLKEFDAIAGNPDSQDADYERLLQIAAELNDILPGTDEAIIKVNEIAERVRNSQ, encoded by the coding sequence ATGCGTATAGATCATCTGGAATTAGAAAACTTCAAAAACTATGAGCACCTGGAATTGGATTTCGTTCCGGGCATTAACCTATTTGTCGGAAGCAATGGAAGTGGTAAAACATCCATTCTTGAAGCCGTAAATATTGCGGTTGCGGGTTTCTTTGGTTCCAGAGAATCAAAGATGCAAAGAGTCATAGCATTCGATGAAATAAGAATAGCCGGAGGACAAAAGGTTTCAAGTGCAACTGTTAGAGCTTATTCAGAAATAGTGAATGGAGAATGGTCCAGAACTATCAGGCGTGACACAAGGGCCAATGATGTCAAACATCTGCGTGCTGTCATCGAATATGGCAAACATATATTTGAATGTTTTGAAACAGATGATAATAAGACTATTGCTCCGTTGATTGTATATTATTCTACGCAACGGCTATTTAAGGATGCCAAGATAACTGAGAAACAAAAATATGATGCAGAAGCGGGGCGCCGTAACGGCTATTTGCAATGCTTAAAGGAAGATGCTATAAAAGGTGTGTTAAATGACTGGCTGGGCAAAGCTGTAATCAGGAGAGCAACAAAGCATATCAAAGAAATAAAAAGCACTGATAAGGTATTGGAAAATGTGGAACAGGCAATCAGACAGTGCCTGATTCATTTTCTCGATTTGCCGCATGATTTCTCATTAAAAATCTATCAGGAACCAGATTTCGACAATGAGCTTTTTATCAACTATGACGATGAGCATAATTTACCGTTATCCAATTATTCTGATGGCTTCCGCAATATCATTTACCTGATCATTGACATGGTATGGCGGGCATCTCAACTAAATCCATGGCTTAATTTAACTGATTTATCCGCACAAATCAATGGAGTGGTAACAATAGATGAAGTCGACTTGCACCTGCACCCCAAATGGCAGGCGAAGGTTATTTCATTCTTACAACAATTACTGCCGAACGTCCAATTTTTCATCACAACACACAGTCCCACCATCGTTGCAAACTTTCATGAAAGACAGGACAGTGAAGAAGAAAAAATCGATACTTTGTATATGTTAGCCGACAATTCCGTCAGGAGGATATCCAGCTCCTTTTATGGACAGGACATCAATTCAATTTTGGACAATCCAATGGATGCTGCTCCCAGGGCGAAAAAAGTACTTGATTTACTAAAAGAATTTGATGCAATTGCGGGAAATCCGGATTCACAGGATGCCGACTATGAAAGGTTACTTCAAATAGCAGCTGAGTTAAATGACATCCTACCAGGAACTGACGAAGCCATCATCAAAGTCAATGAAATAGCAGAAAGAGTTAGAAATTCTCAATAG
- a CDS encoding retron system putative HNH endonuclease — protein sequence MRFIHKSKTAPTKFTQAVNNANHYDHLHGHQRKAILEVLIAEQNGLCVYCLQKITPNDATIEHLICQSHNQALDLEYLNLFAVCKGNEGKDETSHCDKYRANGADNNYFFPVMLFERCKTTSINDINPFFDVEYNSRTQFISGRILGSPQNIKGFPNIKRNIEETISILNLNCDKLVNARRFKWDQVKKTKAENNYTWQQLFDYYLTQPKTDFQEFVLMAIHKQISNTTKAAMTQKSVGSGLP from the coding sequence ATGAGATTCATCCATAAGTCAAAAACAGCTCCGACAAAATTTACACAAGCTGTTAATAACGCCAATCATTACGATCATCTCCACGGTCATCAAAGAAAAGCCATTCTGGAGGTGCTTATTGCCGAACAAAATGGCCTCTGCGTGTATTGTTTACAAAAGATTACACCCAATGATGCAACCATTGAACACCTGATATGCCAGTCTCACAATCAAGCGCTTGACCTGGAATATCTGAATTTATTCGCTGTTTGCAAAGGCAATGAAGGTAAAGATGAGACCAGTCATTGTGACAAATACAGGGCCAATGGCGCTGACAATAACTACTTTTTTCCAGTCATGCTGTTTGAAAGATGTAAGACGACCAGTATAAATGATATCAATCCATTTTTTGATGTAGAATATAATTCCCGCACACAGTTTATTTCAGGAAGAATACTGGGTAGTCCACAAAACATAAAAGGATTCCCGAATATTAAGAGAAATATAGAAGAGACTATCAGCATATTAAATTTAAACTGCGATAAACTTGTCAATGCAAGGAGATTCAAGTGGGATCAGGTAAAGAAAACAAAAGCTGAAAACAACTACACCTGGCAACAACTATTCGACTATTATCTTACCCAGCCTAAAACAGACTTTCAGGAGTTTGTATTAATGGCCATACATAAGCAAATCTCAAATACTACTAAGGCTGCCATGACCCAAAAAAGTGTTGGCTCTGGCCTACCCTAA